A genomic window from Strix uralensis isolate ZFMK-TIS-50842 chromosome 20, bStrUra1, whole genome shotgun sequence includes:
- the SKA2 gene encoding spindle and kinetochore-associated protein 2, giving the protein METAVTKLQTMFQKAESDLDYIQHRLEFEILKSLPDDPAAEENPIALLEEISVVKSRYKMLCKQLEKIYIEQRESMKAIRAALGNTVKVVQVLQQHVDVERLPLSEEERTAAQQLTCQTAKEMESLVEESSSGCFTDEQDEYESH; this is encoded by the exons ATGGAGACGGCGGTTACCAAGCTCCAGACCATG TTCCAGAAGGCAGAATCTGATCTGGATTATATTCAACACAGACTGGAGTTTGAAATATTGAAAAGTCTTCCTGATGATCCAGCAGCAGAG GAAAATCCAATTGCCCTCTTGGAAGAAATCTCAGTGGTGAAATCTCGTTATAAAATGTTATGTaagcaactggaaaaaatttACATAGAGCAGAGAGAGTCCATGAAGGCCATCCGTGCTGCTCTAGGGAACACAGTGAAGGTGGTTCAGGTATTACAGCAACATGTTGATGTTGAG cgcTTACCTCTGTCAGAAGAAGAACGGACTGCAGCACAGCAGTTAACCTGCCAAACTGCTAAAGAAATGGAATCGCTAGTGGAAGAG AGCAGCAGTGGGTGTTTCACAGATGAACAAGATGAATATGAAAGCCACTGA